A stretch of the Actinomyces qiguomingii genome encodes the following:
- a CDS encoding DDE-type integrase/transposase/recombinase, translated as MPGAPVPARVDAPVKQGLLELVDYATGQGWTVAKACEVLGLAERRYRRWKRRQNGVGLADARPGAAVNALMPCEIEAIVDAFETFGEKDFSHRRLAHRGSYNGLFWASASTVRRVLNDHELRFRHPARPARSKRRPFPDWATYKPNSIWIYDSTHFTACGMTVLIIEDLVSRKWITHVVSSEETHHQVRLAFEQALDAEGLLEAALERAQALKRQLTLDGDDELTPILLAVSDNGSQMIAANTRRFMAMVAIAQHFGRPATRGRPGPGSSPSTEHSRPSGLTCWQSPIPLS; from the coding sequence ATGCCCGGTGCCCCGGTCCCCGCCCGGGTGGATGCGCCCGTCAAACAGGGGCTTTTGGAGCTGGTGGACTACGCCACCGGTCAGGGCTGGACCGTGGCTAAGGCCTGTGAGGTCCTGGGACTGGCCGAGCGACGCTACCGGCGCTGGAAACGGCGCCAGAACGGGGTAGGACTGGCCGACGCCCGGCCTGGCGCCGCTGTCAATGCCCTGATGCCGTGCGAGATCGAGGCGATTGTGGACGCCTTCGAGACTTTCGGTGAGAAGGACTTCTCTCACCGTCGCCTGGCTCACCGAGGCTCCTACAACGGGTTGTTCTGGGCGTCGGCCTCCACCGTCCGCAGGGTCCTGAATGACCACGAGCTTCGGTTCAGGCATCCCGCCCGGCCAGCGCGCTCCAAGCGTCGTCCGTTCCCCGACTGGGCGACGTACAAGCCCAACTCGATCTGGATCTACGACTCCACTCACTTCACCGCCTGCGGCATGACTGTGCTGATCATCGAGGATCTGGTCTCACGCAAGTGGATCACCCATGTGGTCTCCAGCGAGGAGACCCACCACCAGGTCCGCCTCGCCTTCGAGCAGGCCCTGGACGCCGAAGGCCTGCTCGAGGCCGCCCTGGAACGAGCCCAGGCCCTGAAGCGCCAGCTGACGCTTGACGGAGACGATGAACTGACCCCGATCCTGTTGGCGGTGTCCGACAACGGCTCCCAGATGATTGCTGCCAACACCCGCAGGTTCATGGCCATGGTCGCCATCGCCCAGCACTTCGGACGGCCGGCGACACGCGGCCGACCAGGCCCGGGGTCGAGTCCCTCAACGGAACACTCAAGGCCGAGTGGCCTCACCTGCTGGCAATCACCGATCCCGCTGTCCTGA
- a CDS encoding integrase core domain-containing protein produces MAITDPAVLRAELDSVRTEYNSQRLHSGIGYVTPLDEHTGRGPAIRKARQEGLKRAAQQRLAYNRKQRDNQTNQEDHDDV; encoded by the coding sequence CTGGCAATCACCGATCCCGCTGTCCTGAGGGCCGAACTCGACTCTGTGCGCACCGAGTACAACAGCCAGCGCTTGCACTCCGGAATCGGCTACGTCACACCCCTGGACGAGCACACCGGGCGCGGGCCGGCCATCCGCAAGGCCCGCCAGGAAGGCCTGAAACGGGCCGCTCAGCAGCGCCTTGCCTACAACCGCAAACAACGAGACAATCAAACCAACCAAGAAGACCACGATGATGTCTGA